One window of the Deltaproteobacteria bacterium genome contains the following:
- a CDS encoding acetyl-CoA carboxylase biotin carboxylase subunit, whose amino-acid sequence MASPSGKRASWTNWSSKFKKGKLTGGNKQDHRNVNTQPIHKKHKVLVANRGEIAIRIIKACQKLGIEFVCVHTEPDRHSGHCAAALELGGPKSLYRISSYTDANEIFAVADASGATAVHPGYGFFAEDFRFARRVVERSKPLIFVGPSWRILRELGDKINTKRLARKLDIPTVPGSDRPITDDVEAEQMARNLFAFQEEQNIDSPVVLVKASAGGGGMGIEEVDDPDKFRTVLRRIRNYAKRQFRDDGVLIEQRIFDFNHLEVQIVADRTGQNIVHFGTRNCSIQSLGHQKRIEVAPGFAPRSIAYAFNADQVLEGITEYSLRLAREVGYNSLGTWEWIVSPTGQPFLMEVNARIQVENGISARIARIKGQGDVDLVSEQLRLALGQSLGYTQNDVVFQGVSIEYRIIAEDPEIRFSPWVGTIEKFDWEQRPWLTVHTHVPRNEPYEIPTDFDPNLALAIIWGADLEEAKNRGIEFLDTLTLSGRSPSGETMKSNIQFLRTKTADLLRF is encoded by the coding sequence ATGGCCTCACCCTCAGGCAAGAGAGCTTCCTGGACAAACTGGTCCTCGAAATTCAAAAAAGGGAAATTGACAGGCGGAAACAAGCAGGATCACAGAAACGTGAACACCCAACCCATCCACAAAAAACATAAGGTCCTCGTCGCCAATCGGGGCGAAATCGCCATCCGCATAATCAAGGCCTGCCAAAAGCTCGGAATTGAGTTCGTTTGCGTCCACACCGAGCCGGACAGACACTCGGGCCATTGCGCAGCGGCCTTGGAGCTTGGAGGCCCCAAGTCCCTCTACCGAATATCGTCCTACACCGACGCCAATGAAATCTTCGCCGTGGCCGATGCCAGCGGCGCGACGGCCGTGCATCCGGGCTACGGATTCTTCGCCGAGGATTTTCGCTTCGCCCGCCGTGTCGTCGAACGATCCAAACCCCTGATCTTTGTCGGCCCCTCCTGGAGAATCCTCCGAGAACTTGGGGACAAGATCAACACCAAACGATTGGCCAGAAAACTCGATATTCCGACGGTACCGGGATCGGACCGGCCCATCACCGACGACGTCGAGGCCGAGCAAATGGCCCGCAACCTGTTCGCCTTTCAGGAGGAACAGAACATCGACAGCCCGGTGGTCCTGGTCAAGGCCTCGGCCGGAGGGGGCGGCATGGGCATCGAGGAGGTCGACGATCCGGACAAGTTCCGGACGGTGCTGCGCAGAATCAGAAACTACGCCAAACGGCAATTCCGGGACGACGGAGTCCTCATCGAACAACGGATCTTCGACTTCAACCATCTCGAAGTCCAAATCGTGGCCGACCGTACCGGCCAGAACATCGTCCATTTCGGGACCAGAAACTGCTCCATTCAGTCGCTTGGCCATCAGAAACGAATTGAGGTGGCCCCGGGCTTCGCTCCCAGATCCATCGCTTACGCCTTCAACGCCGATCAGGTTTTGGAGGGAATCACCGAGTATTCCCTGCGACTGGCCCGGGAGGTGGGGTACAACAGCCTCGGAACCTGGGAATGGATCGTCAGCCCCACCGGGCAGCCTTTCCTCATGGAAGTCAATGCCAGAATACAGGTCGAAAACGGCATTTCAGCCCGCATCGCCAGAATCAAGGGGCAGGGAGATGTCGATCTGGTCTCGGAACAGCTCAGGCTGGCCTTGGGCCAATCCCTCGGGTATACGCAAAATGACGTCGTTTTTCAGGGAGTCAGCATCGAATACCGAATCATCGCTGAAGATCCTGAAATTCGTTTTTCCCCCTGGGTTGGAACCATCGAGAAATTCGATTGGGAGCAACGCCCCTGGCTCACGGTACACACCCATGTCCCCAGAAACGAGCCCTACGAAATTCCCACCGACTTCGATCCGAATCTGGCGCTGGCCATCATCTGGGGAGCCGACCTTGAGGAGGCCAAAAACAGGGGAATCGAATTCCTCGATACCCTGACCTTGTCCGGCCGAAGCCCGTCCGGAGAGACCATGAAATCCAATATTCAATTTCTGCGGACCAAGACCGCCGATCTGCTCCGATTCTAG
- a CDS encoding PilZ domain-containing protein — MAADPLSVIYPQHAQRAAFRVVCPGLRAELHPDGEFYLIKDLSACGLAILDKQARAQALVPGAKASISIWYKDRKAIHGLPVEVIRRNGDLVALRYDGLTLRQESFLDKLVLEIQKREIDRRKQAGSQKREHPTHPQKT, encoded by the coding sequence ATGGCGGCTGATCCCCTTTCGGTCATCTACCCCCAGCACGCCCAGCGGGCCGCCTTCCGTGTCGTCTGTCCCGGGCTCCGGGCCGAACTACACCCCGATGGGGAATTTTATCTGATAAAGGACCTGAGCGCCTGCGGCCTGGCCATCCTCGACAAACAGGCCCGGGCCCAGGCCCTCGTGCCGGGGGCCAAGGCCTCGATCAGCATCTGGTACAAGGACCGCAAGGCCATCCACGGCCTGCCGGTGGAGGTCATCCGCCGAAACGGAGACTTAGTAGCCCTTCGCTACGATGGCCTCACCCTCAGGCAAGAGAGCTTCCTGGACAAACTGGTCCTCGAAATTCAAAAAAGGGAAATTGACAGGCGGAAACAAGCAGGATCACAGAAACGTGAACACCCAACCCATCCACAAAAAACATAA
- a CDS encoding flagellar motor protein MotB: MNDDPRTTDFVDESEEIEQTWLTTFADLSLLLLVFFILLFSMSKIDVDSFSKSFASVRQALGEAKGGAIPVESPDAGVFQFELESFKQMLASQQRTFSDFNFYSTENGIEGIVGANLESGIITLRVPGEVLFVPGQADLSQESREIIGLLKEFFIMHPDQKINIRGYTDSTPPSPSSRFKDNWELSSMRAVNVLRTLLGQGMTPDRLTATGLADMHPLFPENSAENKAKNRRVEFILEKMVGGEAHGG; encoded by the coding sequence ATGAACGATGATCCGAGAACGACTGACTTCGTCGACGAATCAGAGGAGATCGAACAAACTTGGTTGACCACCTTTGCCGATCTGTCCCTGCTTCTCCTGGTCTTCTTCATTCTCCTCTTTTCCATGTCCAAAATCGACGTGGACAGTTTCAGCAAATCTTTCGCCTCGGTCCGTCAGGCGCTGGGCGAGGCCAAGGGAGGGGCCATCCCGGTCGAAAGCCCAGATGCCGGAGTCTTCCAATTTGAACTCGAAAGCTTCAAACAGATGCTGGCCTCCCAACAGAGGACATTCTCAGATTTCAACTTCTACAGCACCGAAAACGGCATCGAAGGCATCGTCGGAGCTAATCTCGAGTCGGGAATCATCACCCTGCGCGTCCCAGGTGAAGTCCTCTTTGTCCCGGGGCAGGCGGATCTGTCCCAGGAATCTCGAGAAATCATCGGCCTCCTGAAAGAGTTCTTCATCATGCACCCCGACCAGAAGATAAACATCCGGGGCTACACTGACTCCACTCCCCCCTCTCCTTCCAGTCGTTTCAAGGACAATTGGGAACTCTCATCCATGCGGGCTGTCAATGTCTTGCGGACCCTCCTCGGCCAGGGGATGACCCCCGACAGGTTGACCGCCACCGGTCTTGCCGATATGCACCCACTCTTTCCGGAAAACTCCGCGGAAAACAAGGCCAAGAACCGCCGGGTGGAATTCATCCTCGAAAAAATGGTTGGAGGCGAGGCCCATGGCGGCTGA